In Arthrobacter burdickii, one DNA window encodes the following:
- a CDS encoding PhzF family phenazine biosynthesis protein, with protein MEILRYAAFTDRPDGGNPAGVVLDADGLSAGQMQVIAAELGYAESAFLSRRSPGRATVRYFAPEAEIPFCGHATIATGVALADREGAGDILLSTPVGPLDLRTRQVGNRFVASLVTVEPRVEGIDDDVRNELLQHLRLTVEELSADLPVQLSFAGNIHPIVPVRDGAVLRGLDYDYDGLKGLMMAQGWGATIAVVHRLGPDVFEARNPFPPGGVREDPATGSAAASLGAYLRARGDVAPPATLTVYQGSDVGRPSVITVDIPPTGGMTVSGGAVPISA; from the coding sequence ATGGAGATCCTCCGCTACGCAGCCTTCACCGACCGGCCCGACGGCGGCAATCCCGCCGGAGTGGTGCTCGACGCGGATGGCCTCTCGGCCGGACAGATGCAGGTGATCGCGGCCGAGCTCGGCTACGCGGAGAGCGCCTTTCTCTCGCGTCGCTCGCCGGGCAGGGCCACGGTCCGCTACTTCGCCCCCGAAGCCGAGATCCCCTTCTGCGGCCATGCGACGATCGCGACCGGGGTCGCGCTCGCCGACCGCGAGGGCGCCGGGGACATTCTCCTGTCGACGCCGGTGGGCCCGCTCGACCTGAGGACCAGGCAGGTGGGCAATCGCTTCGTCGCCTCCCTCGTGACGGTGGAGCCGCGCGTGGAGGGGATCGACGACGACGTCCGGAACGAACTCCTGCAGCACCTCCGCCTCACCGTGGAGGAACTGTCGGCCGACCTGCCCGTTCAGCTGTCCTTCGCCGGCAACATCCACCCGATCGTGCCGGTCCGTGACGGAGCCGTCCTGCGGGGGCTCGACTACGACTACGACGGTCTCAAAGGACTCATGATGGCGCAGGGATGGGGTGCGACGATCGCCGTCGTGCACCGGCTCGGCCCGGACGTCTTCGAGGCCCGGAACCCGTTCCCGCCCGGGGGCGTCCGGGAGGATCCTGCCACGGGTTCAGCCGCCGCCTCACTCGGCGCCTACCTCCGCGCGCGGGGAGACGTCGCACCCCCTGCCACGCTCACCGTGTACCAGGGGTCCGACGTCGGGCGCCCGTCCGTCATCACGGTCGACATACCGCCGACCGGCGGCATGACGGTGTCGGGTGGGGCCGTCCCGATCAGCGCCTAG
- a CDS encoding IS481 family transposase, with translation MSNVIPRLSPFGRSIIIERVLAGRPVAHVAKELGVSRQTAYRWVRRYRAEGIDGLQDRSSRPRTFPTRTSRETEHVVLAARTQLRAGPLRIAAATGVPARTVSRILSRHQVPRLAWCDPVTGQLIRASRATKARYERARPGELVHLDVKKLGRIPDGGGWRAHGRSEEVRGYGIGYDYVHAAIDDHSRLAYAEVHPDERSDTAAGFLLRARDFFATNGIPRIERIITDNALAYRRGHAFKAAVTAIGAEQRFIKPHCPWTNGKVERFNRTLQTEWAYRRPYTSNTARTEALDRFLTHYNTERIHTGIGTTPINRLSPTS, from the coding sequence GTGTCCAACGTTATCCCTCGTTTGAGCCCGTTTGGTCGATCAATCATCATTGAACGCGTTTTAGCAGGCCGGCCCGTCGCGCACGTGGCCAAGGAACTCGGCGTGTCCCGGCAGACCGCCTACCGGTGGGTGCGCCGCTACCGGGCCGAAGGAATCGACGGGCTGCAGGACCGCTCCAGCCGCCCGAGGACCTTCCCGACCAGGACCAGCCGTGAGACCGAGCACGTGGTTCTTGCCGCCCGCACGCAGTTACGGGCCGGACCGTTACGCATCGCGGCCGCCACCGGGGTACCGGCCCGGACGGTCTCCCGGATCCTGTCCCGGCACCAGGTTCCCCGGCTTGCCTGGTGCGACCCGGTCACCGGGCAGCTGATCCGCGCCTCGAGGGCGACCAAGGCCCGGTACGAACGAGCCCGCCCGGGCGAGCTCGTGCACCTGGATGTGAAGAAACTCGGCCGGATCCCCGACGGCGGCGGCTGGCGTGCCCACGGCCGCTCCGAAGAGGTTCGGGGTTACGGCATCGGTTACGACTACGTCCACGCGGCTATTGATGACCACTCCCGGCTCGCGTACGCCGAAGTCCATCCCGACGAACGCTCCGACACCGCCGCAGGGTTCCTGCTGCGCGCCCGGGACTTCTTCGCCACGAACGGGATTCCCCGCATCGAACGGATCATCACCGACAACGCCCTGGCCTACCGGCGCGGACACGCGTTCAAAGCAGCCGTAACAGCCATCGGCGCCGAGCAGCGTTTCATCAAACCCCACTGCCCCTGGACCAACGGGAAAGTCGAGCGCTTCAACCGGACCCTGCAAACCGAATGGGCCTACCGCCGGCCCTACACCTCGAACACAGCCCGCACCGAAGCCCTTGACCGGTTCCTCACCCACTACAACACTGAACGCATCCACACAGGCATCGGAACCACACCCATCAACCGACTGTCACCCACCTCATGA
- the ybaK gene encoding Cys-tRNA(Pro) deacylase: MGRKPTGSRSTPALAALSAAGIAFTARPYQHDDGVSSYGLEAASALGVDPGRVFKTLMTSVDGSLVAAVVPVSGTLNLKALASALGRRKAAMADPALAQRRTGYVLGGISPLGQRHPSPVVIDASVLDHPTVFVSGGQRGLDIELSPADLIVAAQALTAPIAGP; this comes from the coding sequence GTGGGCAGGAAGCCGACCGGTTCCCGCAGCACCCCCGCCCTGGCCGCCCTCTCGGCGGCCGGCATCGCCTTCACCGCCCGCCCCTACCAGCACGACGACGGCGTCTCCTCCTACGGGCTGGAAGCCGCCTCCGCGCTGGGCGTCGACCCGGGTCGGGTCTTCAAGACGCTGATGACGAGCGTCGACGGATCCCTCGTGGCCGCCGTCGTCCCGGTCAGCGGGACGCTGAACCTCAAGGCCCTCGCCTCCGCGCTCGGCAGGCGGAAGGCGGCGATGGCCGATCCGGCCCTCGCCCAGCGCCGGACCGGCTACGTCCTGGGCGGGATCTCCCCTCTCGGACAGCGGCACCCGTCACCCGTGGTCATCGACGCGTCCGTCCTCGACCATCCCACGGTCTTCGTGTCCGGAGGCCAGCGGGGGCTGGACATCGAACTGTCACCTGCAGATCTCATCGTCGCCGCGCAGGCGCTCACAGCCCCCATCGCCGGGCCCTGA
- a CDS encoding DUF503 domain-containing protein → MWIGFIEFDVLLGDVHSLKGKRSVVRPLVSDLRRKFELSVAEVGHQDLHRRAVVGAGVVGGDRQHVVDVLDRVERYVAARPEVELLSARRRLLSSED, encoded by the coding sequence ATGTGGATCGGGTTCATCGAGTTCGATGTCCTGCTCGGCGATGTGCACTCACTGAAGGGAAAGCGGTCGGTGGTGCGTCCACTGGTGTCGGACCTCCGACGGAAGTTCGAGCTGTCCGTCGCCGAAGTCGGGCACCAGGACCTGCACCGCCGGGCCGTGGTGGGGGCGGGGGTGGTCGGAGGCGACCGGCAGCATGTGGTGGACGTGCTGGACCGGGTGGAGCGATACGTTGCAGCAAGGCCCGAAGTCGAGCTTCTGAGCGCCCGACGACGGCTCCTCAGCAGCGAGGACTAG
- a CDS encoding HAD family hydrolase, with the protein MANGTAGSSEARHGVLFDVDGTLVDSNYQHTIAWWQAFRRFGHNVPLAEIHRAIGMGGDKLVAHLLGDDRDTGQDEELDSTHGAVFSTYWPALRAFEGAGELVRRCADSGLTVVLASSASEQELGVLREIIDADEAISAATSSSDAENSKPSPDILEAALEAGGLEAANAVFVGDSVWDVLAASELKIPTIGLASGGTSEAELREAGAVEVYKDIRALLDAFDDGPLHQLATSSGA; encoded by the coding sequence ATGGCGAACGGTACAGCGGGATCATCGGAGGCACGGCACGGCGTGCTGTTCGACGTGGACGGCACCCTCGTGGACTCCAACTACCAGCACACCATCGCCTGGTGGCAGGCGTTCCGCCGCTTCGGCCACAACGTACCCCTGGCGGAGATCCACCGGGCCATCGGGATGGGCGGCGACAAGCTCGTGGCGCACCTCCTCGGCGACGACCGGGACACCGGGCAGGACGAGGAGCTCGACTCCACGCACGGCGCCGTCTTCTCCACCTACTGGCCGGCCCTGCGGGCCTTCGAAGGAGCAGGGGAACTGGTACGCCGATGCGCGGACAGCGGCCTCACGGTTGTCCTCGCGTCCTCCGCCTCGGAGCAGGAACTGGGCGTGCTCCGCGAAATCATCGACGCGGACGAGGCGATCAGTGCGGCGACGAGCTCCTCGGATGCGGAGAACAGCAAGCCCTCCCCGGACATCCTGGAGGCGGCGCTGGAGGCCGGCGGACTCGAGGCAGCGAACGCCGTATTCGTCGGCGACTCCGTGTGGGACGTCCTCGCGGCGTCGGAGCTGAAGATCCCCACGATCGGCCTCGCCTCCGGCGGCACGAGCGAGGCGGAACTGCGCGAGGCAGGGGCCGTCGAGGTCTACAAGGACATCCGGGCGCTGCTCGACGCGTTCGACGACGGGCCACTGCACCAGCTGGCGACGTCCTCAGGAGCCTGA
- a CDS encoding class I SAM-dependent methyltransferase → MASDNIADILTPEGWELVNSLGPYAEADSLRLTERLRKAGHSPDAVAAALTQSRLRAKAAAKFGPFAEHMVFTSAGLEQATRLSVAARHAQRFVDAGLVTVADLGCGLGADSMALATLDRQVTAVELDETTAAAATMNLLPFPNARVVNADASSVDTAEYDGVWLDPARRTTTSSGTSRLFDPEAFSPPLSFVQELADSGKPVGVKMGPGMPHESIPSACEAQWVSVDGDVTEVALWFNALRREGVRRAALVLGPRGAAEMVSDAEFGNGPTAPVGEPGGYLYEPDGAVIRAELVADLAADLGGHLLDPMIAYICAPSFTDTPFARAYRVLAVRPYNVKALKAWVRSEGIGVLDIKKRGISATPEEVRKQLLTGSGKGRNKATLVLTRIGDERVAIVVEPVPAP, encoded by the coding sequence ATGGCTTCGGACAACATCGCGGACATCCTGACCCCCGAAGGCTGGGAACTGGTGAACTCCCTCGGCCCCTACGCCGAAGCCGACAGCCTGCGGCTCACCGAGCGGCTGCGGAAGGCGGGCCACTCCCCCGACGCCGTCGCCGCCGCCCTCACCCAGTCGCGACTGCGGGCGAAGGCTGCCGCCAAGTTCGGGCCCTTCGCCGAGCACATGGTCTTCACTTCGGCAGGGCTCGAGCAGGCCACGCGCCTGTCCGTCGCCGCGCGCCACGCGCAGCGCTTCGTCGACGCCGGACTGGTCACGGTGGCCGACCTCGGGTGCGGTCTCGGCGCCGACAGCATGGCGCTGGCCACCCTCGACCGCCAGGTCACCGCCGTCGAACTCGACGAGACGACCGCCGCCGCGGCGACCATGAACCTGCTGCCCTTCCCCAACGCCCGCGTCGTCAACGCCGACGCCTCGTCCGTGGACACTGCGGAGTACGACGGCGTCTGGCTCGACCCCGCGCGCAGGACGACGACGTCGTCGGGCACGTCCCGCCTCTTCGACCCGGAGGCGTTCTCGCCCCCGCTGTCCTTCGTCCAGGAACTCGCCGACAGCGGGAAGCCGGTGGGCGTGAAGATGGGCCCGGGCATGCCGCACGAGTCCATCCCGTCGGCCTGCGAGGCGCAGTGGGTCTCCGTGGACGGCGACGTCACCGAGGTGGCGCTGTGGTTCAACGCGCTCCGTCGCGAGGGCGTCCGGCGCGCCGCCCTCGTCCTCGGCCCGAGGGGGGCCGCGGAGATGGTGTCGGACGCGGAGTTCGGCAACGGCCCGACCGCCCCCGTCGGGGAACCCGGCGGCTACCTGTACGAGCCGGACGGCGCCGTCATCCGCGCCGAACTCGTCGCGGACCTCGCCGCGGACCTGGGCGGGCACCTGCTGGATCCGATGATCGCCTACATCTGCGCGCCGTCGTTCACGGACACCCCGTTCGCCCGGGCGTACCGGGTGCTCGCGGTACGGCCCTACAACGTCAAGGCACTCAAGGCCTGGGTCCGCTCCGAGGGCATCGGCGTCCTCGACATCAAGAAGCGCGGCATCTCGGCCACGCCGGAGGAAGTGCGCAAGCAGCTGCTGACCGGCTCCGGCAAGGGACGGAACAAGGCGACCCTTGTGCTGACGCGCATCGGGGACGAGCGCGTGGCCATCGTCGTCGAGCCCGTTCCGGCCCCCTAG
- a CDS encoding iron ABC transporter ATP-binding protein encodes MITLTSATKRYGTATVVDDVSCTLPRGGVTSIIGPNGAGKSTLLSLMSRLLPLDAGTVEVDGLDVSTTPGPALARTLSILRQENQLAVRLSVRDLVGFGRFPHNNGRPTVVDREHIERALDYLDLAGLADRFVDELSGGQRQRAFIAMVLAQDTDYILLDEPLNNLDMKHSVDMMRLLRRLVDDLGKTVVLVIHDINFASCYSDTIVAMRDGAIIHQGTPEEIMTSQVLHDVYDVDIQVEHIRGNRIGVYFA; translated from the coding sequence GTGATCACTCTGACCTCCGCCACCAAGCGCTACGGCACCGCGACGGTGGTCGACGACGTCAGCTGCACCCTCCCCCGCGGCGGCGTCACCTCGATCATCGGACCCAACGGCGCCGGCAAGTCCACCCTGCTGTCCCTGATGAGCCGCCTGCTCCCGCTCGACGCCGGAACCGTGGAGGTGGACGGGCTGGACGTCAGCACGACGCCGGGACCCGCGCTCGCGAGGACGCTGTCCATCCTGCGCCAGGAGAACCAGCTCGCGGTCCGCCTCTCGGTGCGGGACCTCGTGGGATTCGGCCGGTTCCCGCACAACAACGGCCGGCCTACCGTGGTCGACCGGGAGCACATCGAGCGGGCCCTCGACTATCTCGACCTCGCCGGCCTGGCGGACCGCTTCGTCGACGAGCTCTCGGGCGGCCAGCGCCAGAGGGCGTTCATCGCCATGGTGCTCGCTCAGGACACGGACTACATCCTGCTCGACGAGCCGCTCAACAACCTGGACATGAAGCACTCCGTGGACATGATGCGCCTGCTCCGCCGGCTCGTGGACGACCTCGGGAAGACCGTCGTGCTCGTCATCCACGACATCAACTTCGCGTCCTGCTACTCCGACACCATCGTTGCGATGCGTGACGGCGCGATCATCCACCAGGGGACGCCCGAGGAGATCATGACGTCGCAGGTGCTGCACGACGTGTACGACGTGGACATCCAAGTGGAGCACATCCGGGGCAACAGGATCGGCGTCTACTTCGCCTAG
- a CDS encoding iron chelate uptake ABC transporter family permease subunit yields MRARTNALPSAVVQSGRTPVRSLPPAFWLVALGVTAVALIAAFLLVGLEGNIAYVLPRRLNRVGAMVLVAVAVGVSTVLFQTVTGNRILTPSIMGLDALYILIQTALAFALGASALLTLAAPIRFAVEVTLMVAFSWLLYRWLFTGGGRSLHLLLLVGIVFGVFFRGASTLLQRLMDPSEYIILQDLFFASFNRVDPILLLLSAIAVGGLCVPAWRLRHRLDVLALGRDTAVGLGVDYRRTVTLVLVICSVLVAVSTALVGPATFFGLLVSALAYQLCSSFRHAVVLPLAVLLGVIALVGGQLVLEQVFEFDTALSIVIEFTGGLVFLALLLKGRVR; encoded by the coding sequence GTGCGCGCTAGGACGAACGCCCTTCCCAGCGCCGTCGTGCAATCCGGCAGGACGCCGGTCCGGTCGCTCCCGCCCGCCTTCTGGCTGGTGGCGCTCGGGGTCACGGCGGTCGCGCTCATCGCGGCGTTCCTCCTCGTCGGACTCGAGGGCAACATCGCGTACGTGCTTCCGCGCCGGCTCAACCGCGTCGGGGCGATGGTGCTCGTCGCCGTCGCGGTCGGGGTCTCCACCGTCCTGTTCCAGACCGTGACCGGCAACCGGATCCTGACGCCGTCCATCATGGGCCTGGACGCGCTCTACATCCTCATCCAGACCGCCCTGGCCTTCGCCCTCGGCGCCTCGGCGCTCCTGACACTCGCCGCTCCGATCCGCTTCGCCGTCGAGGTCACCCTGATGGTCGCGTTCTCCTGGCTGCTCTACCGCTGGCTCTTCACGGGCGGAGGGCGCAGCCTGCACCTCCTGCTGCTCGTCGGCATCGTCTTCGGCGTCTTCTTCCGGGGCGCCTCGACACTGCTCCAGCGCCTGATGGACCCGAGCGAGTACATCATCCTGCAGGACCTGTTCTTCGCAAGTTTCAACCGCGTCGACCCGATCCTGCTGCTCCTCTCCGCGATCGCCGTCGGAGGGCTGTGCGTCCCGGCCTGGCGCCTTCGGCACCGCCTCGATGTCCTGGCACTCGGCCGGGACACCGCCGTCGGTCTCGGCGTCGACTACCGGCGCACCGTGACGCTCGTCCTCGTCATCTGCTCGGTGCTCGTCGCCGTCTCCACCGCCCTGGTGGGTCCGGCCACGTTCTTCGGCCTGCTGGTCTCGGCGCTCGCCTACCAGCTGTGCAGCTCCTTCCGGCACGCCGTCGTGCTGCCCCTCGCCGTCCTGCTCGGCGTGATCGCCCTCGTCGGCGGCCAGCTCGTCCTCGAGCAGGTCTTCGAGTTCGACACGGCACTCAGCATCGTCATCGAGTTCACGGGCGGCCTCGTCTTCCTCGCCCTCCTCCTGAAAGGTCGCGTCCGGTGA
- a CDS encoding ABC transporter permease gives MAALSLRPRRPAQQRGSRSPALWPAGGAVLLLALISLFTGVSDVSPADLLAGDTGVWQTFLVSRVPRTLAVVLAGVALSIAGFILQLMARNRFVEPSTVGTVESATAGILVATLLLPGAPIVAKMGIAAVFAVAGTALFLSVLRRIPLRNTLIVPLVGIMLGGVISAVTTFFAYRFDLLQTLNTWMIGDFSGLIRGRYELLWIVAALAVVGYVCADRFTVAGMGEEFTTNLGLNYRRTMNLGLVLVSLISAVVVVVVGSIPFLGLIVPNLVSLLIGDNVRRAVPWIAVFGAGFVLLCDILGRVIRFPYEVPVGVIVSVVGSALFIALLVRRNTGAR, from the coding sequence ATGGCAGCACTCTCCCTCCGGCCCCGGCGGCCGGCACAGCAGCGCGGTTCCCGATCGCCGGCCCTCTGGCCGGCGGGTGGAGCCGTGCTGCTGCTTGCCCTCATCAGTCTCTTCACCGGCGTCTCCGACGTCTCCCCCGCCGACCTGCTCGCGGGCGACACCGGTGTCTGGCAGACCTTCCTCGTGAGCCGGGTCCCGCGCACGCTCGCCGTCGTGCTCGCCGGCGTCGCGCTCAGCATCGCGGGCTTCATCCTGCAGCTGATGGCACGCAACAGGTTCGTGGAGCCCTCGACCGTCGGCACCGTGGAATCCGCGACCGCCGGGATCCTCGTGGCGACACTGCTCCTGCCCGGTGCCCCGATCGTGGCCAAGATGGGCATCGCCGCGGTCTTCGCCGTGGCCGGGACCGCACTGTTCCTGTCCGTCCTGCGGCGGATACCCCTGCGGAACACCCTGATCGTGCCCCTCGTCGGCATCATGCTCGGCGGCGTCATCTCGGCGGTGACCACGTTCTTCGCCTACCGCTTCGACCTGCTGCAGACGCTCAACACGTGGATGATCGGGGACTTCTCCGGACTCATCCGCGGCCGCTACGAGCTCCTGTGGATCGTCGCCGCCCTCGCCGTCGTGGGTTACGTGTGCGCCGACCGCTTCACCGTGGCGGGCATGGGCGAGGAGTTCACCACCAACCTGGGCCTGAACTACCGGCGCACCATGAACCTCGGCCTGGTGCTGGTCAGCCTCATCAGCGCCGTCGTCGTCGTGGTGGTCGGCTCCATCCCGTTCCTCGGGCTGATCGTCCCCAATCTCGTCTCCCTGCTGATCGGCGACAACGTGCGCCGGGCGGTCCCCTGGATCGCCGTGTTCGGCGCGGGCTTCGTCCTCCTCTGCGACATCCTCGGCCGCGTCATCCGCTTCCCCTACGAGGTGCCGGTGGGCGTGATCGTCTCGGTGGTCGGCAGTGCGCTGTTCATCGCCCTACTCGTTCGGAGGAACACCGGTGCGCGCTAG
- a CDS encoding siderophore ABC transporter substrate-binding protein translates to MAHLRFAVLSAAAAATLALTACGGSSEAADAPATTSTVAIDHAQGTTEVPVNPQTVFTFDLGALDTLDALGVDVDGVPQGTLPAQLSAYEGGDITNIGSMKEPDFEAIAAADPDLIIISSRVADSYDELSDIAPTIDLTVDAADPIASFTEHTESLGRIFGAEDEVAERLAALDTEIAETKEAAASAGNGLILMTSAGEVTAYGAGSRFGLIHDVLGVEPAAEVKSEGTHGEAVSFEYIAEINPAHLFVIDRDAAVGEAGAAASAVLDNELVNGTDAAKNDAVTYLDSASWYLIGYGLNNLDSMVSAVNEAVAA, encoded by the coding sequence ATGGCACACCTGCGCTTCGCCGTCCTTTCCGCAGCCGCTGCGGCCACCCTGGCCCTGACCGCCTGCGGTGGTTCCTCCGAAGCAGCGGATGCGCCCGCGACGACGTCGACCGTCGCGATCGACCACGCGCAGGGCACCACGGAGGTGCCGGTCAACCCCCAGACCGTCTTCACCTTCGACCTCGGCGCACTCGACACCCTGGACGCCCTGGGCGTCGACGTCGATGGCGTACCGCAGGGAACCCTGCCCGCGCAGCTCTCGGCCTACGAGGGCGGCGACATCACCAACATCGGGTCCATGAAGGAACCCGACTTCGAGGCCATCGCCGCGGCCGACCCGGACCTGATCATCATCTCGAGCCGCGTCGCCGATTCCTACGACGAACTCTCGGACATCGCGCCGACCATCGACCTGACCGTCGACGCCGCCGACCCGATCGCGAGCTTCACCGAGCACACCGAATCCCTCGGCCGGATCTTCGGCGCCGAGGACGAGGTGGCGGAACGCCTCGCGGCCCTCGACACCGAGATCGCCGAGACGAAGGAAGCCGCGGCGTCCGCCGGGAACGGCCTGATCCTCATGACCAGCGCGGGCGAGGTCACGGCGTACGGCGCCGGGTCCCGCTTCGGCCTGATCCACGACGTCCTCGGCGTCGAACCCGCTGCCGAGGTGAAGTCCGAGGGCACGCACGGCGAGGCCGTCTCCTTCGAGTACATCGCCGAGATCAACCCCGCCCACCTGTTCGTCATCGACCGTGACGCCGCCGTCGGCGAGGCCGGAGCCGCCGCCTCCGCCGTCCTGGACAACGAACTCGTCAACGGGACGGACGCCGCGAAGAACGACGCCGTCACCTACCTCGACTCCGCCAGCTGGTACCTCATCGGCTACGGCCTGAACAACCTCGACTCGATGGTGTCGGCCGTCAACGAGGCCGTCGCGGCCTGA